In Thunnus thynnus chromosome 4, fThuThy2.1, whole genome shotgun sequence, the DNA window GTGGTTCCCTGTCAACAGTATCAGCAGTCTGATATCTCAACAGTTTGTCTTTATTACAATAACTATGCAGCTGTTATTCTATAAAAAAATTAGGCCAGTGAACTGGAAGTTGACTTTTTTCTAACCgacttcttaaaaaaaaacaacaaaaaaaaaccacagaatGACCTCGACAACAAGCAACAGGAACAGGAAGACTGTTCACTGATTTTCAATCAGTGTGATGAAGTaccttgttttttgttatatttaattCACTGGATTAGCCAAAAACTGATGTTATCTGATCTTTTAACAGTTTCTCAATAGcattttccagaaaatgtacTATATCATAATATATGTAGATATCTTAATATAAATGTTACATCTTCTGGGATAGATTTTACTTTATTGCCCACCCGTATGTGTAGCTATGCTTAACCATGATGATCCTCCCTGATCTATACCCAGCTTTGTACTACACTGAGTAATCCTTGAATGACTGCGTAGTGAACAAAATAGTATAATCATGACAGTGTTGTGATATAATTCGAACATCTCACAACTCTTAAAGCTCCTCTTCATATCACATGATGTCAAATCACAGGAAGTGTGTTTAGGATCAGAAAAAGGCAACACATTTTGTTCTTTAATTTGTGTCTTTGAAGAATGATGGATCATTAGATTTATGTTTTGTCCTCCCAGCCCCATCTATGTGTGCACATTTGTCTCTTACCATGCGTTTCTCACTGGCTCATTGTTTCTAACTCTCGGCTTCCTCCTTGCTGCCCTCTTCATTTCTGTAACCTTCTCTTCCAGCCTCACCCCGGCTGTCAAGGTGGAGAAGATGCATCTGAATGTGGACTCGTCAGCCAAATTGGTGCAGGCCCCCGCCACCACCTCATCCTCCTCTACATCCTCCTCTAGCACCACTGTGAGCTCCAACACTaccaccatcaccacctcctcctcatcagcCCTTAAACCAGGCCTTAACTGTCCCTCCATACCAAAGCCTCCCTTACTGGCTCCGGGTCAGATCCCCAACGGCAAGGGCCACCTCTCAGTTCTTTCGGAGAAGAAGCAGGACAGCAGTAGCAGTGCCAGTAGCAGACGCCACCTTAACAAGAAAGTGGCAGGTCAGTTGGACACACACGCTGGACACACATTGTATTctgtttttgcttaaaatgatttgttttctctttctcttgtttatTTCATAAAAGAGTAAAGGGTCAATTAAAAGAGCAAACATGGTTCTTTATGAAATTCTTGTGTAAAGTCTTGAAATGCCATCACTTATCTATTACTTTTGCTAATAAACTCAGAAAGTTACCTGTAGTCACAATTTTCACATGTATTACATATACCAGGTAAAGACTTGTGTTTTACGTAACACAACTTACAGTTAAGTAAGGTAACAGAGCAGTTGATTTTTAACAGTGCATGTAAGGTAACTAACAGTCTCCTCTCCTGTGCCTTCAGAACGTGAGTTCAATCCAGACATCCACTGCGGCGTTGTGGATGTGACGGCACGGAAACCATGCACAAGATCTCTAACATGCAAGGTAACCATTCTCTGTTTGATGCACTGTGTACTTAGGATTTCAAATAACTGTCATGTATCATTTAATGGATAAGGTTGGTTCTATTTTTTAGTTGTGttacaaatcccatgaaaagaccactttagtccgtctctcaatactttccaacTTCCCTACCCAGTAAATGGCCATCAACCTCAAGCCCATTCATACCCAGTGAGGATGTAAATCTTGGAAGGCAGGTCACAAATAGtttttttggctttgttttctgaaaatgaTGAACAATTTCCTCAAACAGTTTGGTTCTGTAGTTTGTAGCAAATGTTGCGCTAAACAGTGTACttgttagggactattttcagtcacggttttgtgtgtaaatgtgtctgGCACCAGTATGTGCGATTGAGactaaataaactacagtgtctGCATTCACCATAATGAATGTCATCTAGTGCAAAGGTGcagctcattgatgtgtttttaatagttttggacaacaatggagctccacagtacagaggaataagctatatcagatacttgttagtaggactAGTTaattctttgttttggtcttttcatgggattcgTTAACAATTCTTATacttatacattttttttaaagggacgTTTATGATTATTGTCAGCAAAGTCACATAATTGTGCCGTAGTCTCAGAATGTTCTCTGTCATGTACAAATTGGAATAAAAAATAGAAGTGAACGTCGGCAAGCAGATCCTCTTCTATAATTCAATAattctgacctttgacctttccaATGTCCCACCAGACACATTCCTTAAGCCAGCGGAGGGCGGTGCCAGGGCGGAGGAAGCGCTTTGACACATTGCTGGCAGAGCACAAGAACAGAGCAAGGGAGCGGGAGAAGGACAAGGAGAGAGAACTCCACCAACCCCATTCCCAGCAAAACCCCCCTCTCAGGGAACCACACCCCTCCTCCCACCTCGCCGCTGCCCATGACGTCCACCAGGTGGCTCATGGCAATGGCCCTGCCCCAGACGCCACTAAGCCTTTGCCAACCGGCAAACCTAAATTTCATAGCCCTGGTCTTCCACGGTGAGTGCTACTCAAGCCCCGTTCTtgtattttgtttcatcttttaTGTACATATTACATGCAGTGACACCAGACAAACTAGGCTTCGCCATGTTCAGCTTataagataatgaaaataacctgACACACACTCTCTATCCATCAGACTAAACAGCAGTCACAGCGGTAGTACCCCCGCAGACCCTGCAGTAGTCCACGAGTCACCACACCATCCCCAAACTGCCCCCGACAGTTTTTCCCGACCCTCCAGTGACGAGGGAGAGAACGAGGAGCGGGAGGAGAACGCTGACAAACTGGACTGTCACTATTCAGGTTATCACCCTCGACCGGCAGCTGTAAGTGCTCTCTACAGTCACTGGTCTAATCCACAATTTATCCATACTGTCAAAACTTTTAAGCACTGTTTATACAGCAccattgtgttttatataaaatttGCAATTGATACCCTCTGTCTGTTCTCAGTACTGTACCTTTGGAAGTCGACTGTTTGGGAGAGGCTGTTACTCCTTTGACCGGAGATGGGACAGAGTGCGATGTGCCCTAACCACAATGATGGAAAAGCATGTCAACTCTCAGATGTGGAAGTAAGTCTGTCCTGCTCAGATTTTGTTATGTCCCACTGTGATGTGATGCCTACATTGAGGGTCATAATAATTTGCCATCTTTTCTGTTGGGGTCAGCATTTCTGACATCATAGCTAATGAATTATGTTCCCTCTTGTTGCAGGAAAATCCCCTTGGCCTTGGAGAACACCTCCTCCGTTGCACCTACCCATAGGACAAGCACAAATTCCCACAGTAGCACTCCCTCTTCAGGCTTCCTGGGCCCTCCTGCCACCTTGCCCCAGACTCCCTACAGCCAATCCTATGAGGGCAAGTCAATGCTCTCCTATGGGACCACCTTAAATGCCCGCAGCTCCCCACAGGGCGGGGCTGAGCACCCGGCCTACGGCACCACACAGGCCCGACAAGTGTCTTCGTCGCCGCAGATGCCTTCAGCCCACTCgtcctcatcctcttcttcttcagctccttCCCTAGCCTCAGGCCGGGCGCTTAAGTCCCgttcctccagcagcagcactaCCAAGTCGTCATCGTCCTTCAGACCCAAGGAGATCTCCTCTGGCTCCTCCACACCCGTCATCCCCAACTCAACCGGTGGGGGCAGCAGTGGAGCCAACAGTAACAGTAGCAGCACTAGCTTCAGCTcggggaagaagaggaagatcaGCTCCATCCTCTCTTCATCCCATAGCTCCTCTGAATCATCCTCTTCTAATGCCAActactcttcctcctcctcctctttcaagAAGAACTGTGCAAATGTCGGCAGCTCAGGGAGCACCTACCACCACAGCTCATTAGGTCCTTCATCCTCATCGTCATTATCCTCCTCCCACAGCGGAGTCCACAGTGTGGGGCTCAACTGTGGCCCCACTGTGCGGACCAACTCACTTAGTCTCAAGGCTGAGCCTTCTGGAGGTTCAGCAGGTGGTTCCTCGGGGCCGTCAGCACGAGGTCCTCCCTCGGGTAGCTCTGCAGAGTCTATCAAGCGCATGAGTGTGGTGATGAACAGCAGTGACTCCACCCTTTCCCTGGGGCCTTTTGTCCACCACCAGTCCTCATCTGACCACCATACCAGCTTCAGCCACCACTCCTCAGATGGGCGCCTTGAGGGCAAGAAGCGGAAAAGCTCTCCAGCCTCCAGCGGCATTAATAGtggaggtgggggaggagggatcggaggaggagggggacCTGGACCAGGTAGACCCAAGGTGGC includes these proteins:
- the LOC137181916 gene encoding ataxin-7 — protein: MSERAEDDVRGEQRRAARQQLKQQQIQRGEGSTAMATVAERRSLPSPEIMLGQPWSKWVDAAKLHGNDGAESEESFKDLGKNREAMRLCREDMPIFGQCPAQDDFYLVMCSHCGQVVKPQAFQAHYERRHSSASKPASTSPFPVSGRNRSSGSGLGPGLGSGSVAGVASGGILSRPSAAGSSLSSTSASSSNPKLLKQAKDKLPGIQRRPPFPPFRMPQPEKILTPAVKVEKMHLNVDSSAKLVQAPATTSSSSTSSSSTTVSSNTTTITTSSSSALKPGLNCPSIPKPPLLAPGQIPNGKGHLSVLSEKKQDSSSSASSRRHLNKKVAEREFNPDIHCGVVDVTARKPCTRSLTCKTHSLSQRRAVPGRRKRFDTLLAEHKNRAREREKDKERELHQPHSQQNPPLREPHPSSHLAAAHDVHQVAHGNGPAPDATKPLPTGKPKFHSPGLPRLNSSHSGSTPADPAVVHESPHHPQTAPDSFSRPSSDEGENEEREENADKLDCHYSGYHPRPAAYCTFGSRLFGRGCYSFDRRWDRVRCALTTMMEKHVNSQMWKKIPLALENTSSVAPTHRTSTNSHSSTPSSGFLGPPATLPQTPYSQSYEGKSMLSYGTTLNARSSPQGGAEHPAYGTTQARQVSSSPQMPSAHSSSSSSSSAPSLASGRALKSRSSSSSTTKSSSSFRPKEISSGSSTPVIPNSTGGGSSGANSNSSSTSFSSGKKRKISSILSSSHSSSESSSSNANYSSSSSSFKKNCANVGSSGSTYHHSSLGPSSSSSLSSSHSGVHSVGLNCGPTVRTNSLSLKAEPSGGSAGGSSGPSARGPPSGSSAESIKRMSVVMNSSDSTLSLGPFVHHQSSSDHHTSFSHHSSDGRLEGKKRKSSPASSGINSGGGGGGIGGGGGPGPGRPKVAKSPAINNIHGKHGRSIPGTPGLPNNSHLHQPKARP